The genomic segment TCTGGGTCAGCCTCGGCCTCGGCGCGCTGTCCTCGCTCGTGGCGCTCCTGTTCGCGGTACCGGCGGCGCTGGCAATCGCGCGCTATCGCTTTCGCGGCCGCGATGCGCTGGCGGCGTTGTTCCTGTCGCCCCTGATGATCCCGCATGTCGTGCTCGGCATCGCCTTCCTGCGCTTCTTCACCTCGGCGGGCCTCGGCGGCAGCTTTGCAGCGCTGATCATCGCCCATGTCATCATCGTGTTTCCGTTCGCGCTGCGGCTGACCTTGGCGGCTGCGACCGGCATGGATCGCTCGGTCGAAATGGCTGCCGTCTCGCTCGGTGCGGGCGGCTGGACGCTGTTCCGCCGCGTGACCTTGCCGCTGATCCTGCCCGGCGTCATCAGTGGCTGGGCGCTCGCCTTCATCCAGTCTTTCGACGATCTCACCATGACCGTCTTCCTCGCCGCGCCGGGCACCGAGACGTTGCCGGTGCGGATGTTCCTTTACATCCAGGACAACATCGATCCGCTGGTGACGTCGGTCTCGGCCTGCGTGATCGCGATCACCATGACCGCCCTCATTCTGCTCGACCGCTTCTACGGGCTCGACCGTGTGCTCGCCGGCAAGGGCGATACGGGACGATAGGAGAACCTATGCGAACGGATTACGACGTCGCCGTCGTCGGCGGCGGACTGCTCGGCTCCGCCATTGCCTGGGGCCTCGGCCGGCTCGGCAAGAAGGTCGCCGTGCTCGACGAAGGCGACATCACCAAGCGCGCCTCGCGCGCGAACTTCGCGCTGGTGTGGGTGCAGAGCAAGGGGCTCGGCATGCCCGCCTATACGGTGTGGACCGTGCAGGCCTCGCAGGCATGGGGCCGGCTTGCCTCCGAGTTGAAGCAGCAGACTGGCCTCGACGTTGCCCTTCAGCAGAATGGCGGTTTTCACCTCACCCTCGGCGAGGACGAATTCGGCCAGCGCACCGAGCTCGTCAAGCGCATGCACAACCAGGCCGGCGCGGCCGACTACAAGATGGAAATGCTGCGGCCGTCCGAGCTGAAGAAGGCGCTGCCGCTGATCGGGCCCGAGGTCTCCGGCGGCAGTTACTGTCCGCTCGACGGCCATGTCAATTCGCTGCGCACGTTCCGCGCCTTCCACACCGGCTTCGTTGCGTTCGGCATCGACTATTTTCCGGAGCGTCCGGTCTCGGCGATCAGCAAGAGCGGCGGCGAATTTCGCCTGACGACGCCTAAGGGCGAGCTGCGTGCCGCCAAGATCGTGCTCGCCGCCGGCAATGTCAACCAGACGCTCGCGCCGATGGTCGGCCTCTTTGCTCCGATGGGCCCGACCCGTGGCCAAGTCGTGGTGACCGAGCGCACCATGCCGTTCCTGCCGCATCCGCTGACCACGATCCGTCAGACCGACGAGGGTACGGTGATGATCGGCGACAGCAAGGAGGACGAGCTCGACGATCGCACGCTGAAGCCTTCGATCAGCGGCGTGATGGCTGATCGCGCGCAGCGGATGTTCCCGCATCTGTCGCGGCTCAACGTGGTCCGGAGCTGGTCGGGCATTCGCGTCATGCCGCAGGACGGCTTTCCGATCTACGACCAGTCGGAGACGCATCCCGGCGCCTTCGTCGCCTGTTGCCATTCCGGCGTGACGCTGGCTTCCAACCATGCCTTCGAGATTGCGCGCATGGTGGCGCAGGGCGCGCTCGAGCCGGAGCTGGTTGGTGCGTTCTCCGCCAGCCGCTTTGGTGGCGCAGGCGCTGCCAACAGCAGCGGCTACTAGAGATCACAAGGAGCCAAGGGGCATCCCATGTTTAGACGATCCGAACAGGACAAGCGCCCACAGGTGCAGATCTTCGTCGACGGCGTTGCCGTTGCGGCGCGCCAGGGCGACACCGTCTCGGCCGCGCTGCTGGCCTCCGGCGTTGACGCACGGCGTTCCACCGCAGTCAGCGGCGCACCGCGTCTGCCCTACTGCATGATGGGCGTCTGTTTCGACTGCCTCGTCACCATCGACGGCGTCGGCAATCGGCAAGGCTGTCTCGTGCCCGTCGCCGAGGGCATGCAGATCGAGATTCAGAAGGGCAAGCGGGAGATCGGAAGATGAGTGTGGCTCCCAAGCGCGAAAATTACGACGTCGTGGTGATCGGCGCCGGGCCCGCCGGCCTCGCCGCTGCGGCCACATCTGCCGAGGCCGGCCTGTCGACGCTGCTGCTCGATGAGAACATC from the Bradyrhizobium sp. WBAH42 genome contains:
- a CDS encoding ABC transporter permease is translated as MRQNGPLALIFHTIFVIVMVAPILVVCLVAFTPEGFLSLPTNGFSLRWFRTILNYPEFIHAFWVSLGLGALSSLVALLFAVPAALAIARYRFRGRDALAALFLSPLMIPHVVLGIAFLRFFTSAGLGGSFAALIIAHVIIVFPFALRLTLAAATGMDRSVEMAAVSLGAGGWTLFRRVTLPLILPGVISGWALAFIQSFDDLTMTVFLAAPGTETLPVRMFLYIQDNIDPLVTSVSACVIAITMTALILLDRFYGLDRVLAGKGDTGR
- a CDS encoding (2Fe-2S)-binding protein; translation: MFRRSEQDKRPQVQIFVDGVAVAARQGDTVSAALLASGVDARRSTAVSGAPRLPYCMMGVCFDCLVTIDGVGNRQGCLVPVAEGMQIEIQKGKREIGR
- a CDS encoding FAD-binding oxidoreductase, which translates into the protein MRTDYDVAVVGGGLLGSAIAWGLGRLGKKVAVLDEGDITKRASRANFALVWVQSKGLGMPAYTVWTVQASQAWGRLASELKQQTGLDVALQQNGGFHLTLGEDEFGQRTELVKRMHNQAGAADYKMEMLRPSELKKALPLIGPEVSGGSYCPLDGHVNSLRTFRAFHTGFVAFGIDYFPERPVSAISKSGGEFRLTTPKGELRAAKIVLAAGNVNQTLAPMVGLFAPMGPTRGQVVVTERTMPFLPHPLTTIRQTDEGTVMIGDSKEDELDDRTLKPSISGVMADRAQRMFPHLSRLNVVRSWSGIRVMPQDGFPIYDQSETHPGAFVACCHSGVTLASNHAFEIARMVAQGALEPELVGAFSASRFGGAGAANSSGY